The following coding sequences lie in one Treponema sp. OMZ 790 genomic window:
- a CDS encoding ABC transporter ATP-binding protein — translation MKELIRKFTMGHPEQMTEPVIWYFLEGFAITFPAVAVYFAINLFIEYFNTPAVIFDKGYWTIALCLASFFLLQLTVSTAAFLRTFLPGACNSARNKKDFIQKIKKLPLGFFSKTRSGELINTFTGDFLAIERSMVGALTGLFGVVFSCVATSFFMFWFNWKMALAFYITLPISASIIFVSLKITGKIVVSSRAAKDDTAEALNEYLSGMKILRSYNQIGEGFSKLENAYKHLKAISIKSETVGGALLGFALTFARAGLPLMCFTGTYLIFGGEIGLTEFLSILIIGTKIISPLLTWIRYIAALRMYYVSATRIDTVMSEKELGGEKTIEVKDVGGIAFEHAGFSYVKGKKVIDDISCTFKKNTLTAIVGPSGGGKSTILKLIARFWDVDAGSIKIGGVSLNEINPDNWLKHISMVLQDVYLFHDTVRENIMFGNKNAREEDMIRASKLAGCHEFIEKLPEGYNTLVGEGGSTLSGGEKQRISIARAILKDAPILLLDEPTSSLDAKNEVAVQKAISHLVKDKTVIMIAHRLKTIKNADNIIVLDKGRIVEEGSHSELLEKQGLYARLWQLQNKSKEWKISME, via the coding sequence ATGAAAGAACTGATAAGAAAATTTACAATGGGGCATCCCGAACAAATGACGGAACCGGTGATATGGTATTTTTTGGAAGGCTTTGCGATAACCTTTCCTGCGGTGGCGGTGTATTTTGCAATCAATTTATTTATCGAATATTTTAATACTCCCGCCGTTATCTTTGATAAAGGATATTGGACTATTGCACTGTGTCTGGCAAGCTTTTTTCTTTTACAGCTGACGGTCAGTACGGCTGCTTTTTTAAGGACCTTTCTTCCCGGTGCGTGCAATTCGGCACGGAATAAAAAAGACTTTATTCAAAAAATAAAAAAATTGCCGCTCGGCTTTTTTTCCAAAACCCGTTCGGGGGAACTTATAAATACGTTTACCGGAGACTTTTTGGCGATTGAGCGGAGTATGGTCGGCGCTCTTACCGGTCTTTTCGGTGTTGTTTTTTCCTGTGTTGCAACGTCGTTTTTTATGTTTTGGTTTAATTGGAAAATGGCGCTGGCCTTTTATATTACACTCCCGATTTCGGCAAGTATCATTTTTGTTTCGTTGAAAATAACGGGAAAGATTGTTGTAAGCTCAAGAGCGGCTAAAGACGACACTGCGGAGGCGTTAAACGAATACCTTTCCGGTATGAAAATATTGAGAAGTTATAACCAGATCGGAGAAGGTTTTTCCAAACTTGAAAACGCATACAAGCATCTTAAAGCAATCAGTATAAAAAGTGAAACTGTCGGCGGTGCACTTTTAGGCTTTGCCTTAACCTTTGCGCGTGCAGGACTTCCGCTTATGTGCTTTACGGGAACCTATCTTATTTTCGGCGGAGAAATAGGCTTAACCGAATTTTTAAGTATCCTTATCATCGGCACTAAAATAATAAGTCCGCTTCTTACATGGATTCGATACATCGCCGCTCTTAGAATGTACTATGTCAGTGCAACAAGAATCGATACCGTTATGAGCGAAAAAGAATTAGGCGGAGAAAAAACAATAGAGGTAAAAGATGTAGGCGGCATTGCGTTTGAACATGCAGGCTTTTCGTATGTAAAGGGGAAAAAGGTTATTGATGATATATCCTGCACCTTTAAGAAAAATACGCTTACTGCCATTGTGGGGCCGAGCGGAGGAGGAAAGTCCACCATATTAAAACTTATCGCGCGCTTTTGGGACGTAGATGCGGGAAGTATAAAAATCGGCGGTGTTTCGCTCAATGAAATAAATCCCGACAACTGGCTTAAACATATTTCGATGGTGTTGCAGGATGTGTACCTCTTCCATGACACCGTAAGAGAAAACATTATGTTCGGAAACAAAAATGCAAGGGAAGAAGATATGATCCGCGCTTCAAAGCTGGCGGGCTGTCACGAATTTATCGAAAAACTCCCCGAAGGATACAACACCCTTGTCGGAGAAGGAGGCTCCACTTTGTCGGGCGGTGAAAAACAGCGCATTTCGATTGCCAGAGCTATTTTAAAAGACGCACCGATTTTATTACTTGACGAGCCGACATCGAGCTTGGACGCAAAAAATGAAGTGGCGGTTCAAAAAGCCATATCCCATTTGGTTAAAGACAAAACCGTTATTATGATTGCTCATCGGTTAAAGACAATAAAGAACGCCGACAACATCATTGTTTTGGATAAGGGGCGGATTGTTGAAGAAGGCTCTCACTCCGAATTGCTGGAAAAACAAGGCTTGTATGCACGGCTCTGGCAGCTGCAAAATAAATCGAAAGAATGGAAAATTTCGATGGAGTAG
- a CDS encoding ABC transporter ATP-binding protein, translated as MNKKSKGIMDYIFHYSNKGKVFLTASIFLSTLGMVCNVIPYVSVYFIARIFLTAGEKTGVFFWIITAGCAVLCNLIFSFLGSVGCHTAAFKILYTYRIKLMEHLGSLPLGFFSKNTSGSIQKIMDENIENMEGVIAHMLPDLIGSLIVLILFFSGIVYLNWIMACTVFLAVVIAFSFQALIFGGEKAKERYSDYMKRSADITGNFSEYVKGMAEVKLFGRAGGISKNLEHSLDKCLDWEITNYRNSAFFMSMYKTISLSLLAFVIPAGGFLILQNPSGDTVLAVVTALIIVPALYDPLLTCIDYATQLNFTKAGLTQIDTILNESVFKTKNTAEKESGNTVVFDSVSFSYQSEADPLKREALSGVSFTCNENEMTALVGESGSGKSTIGQLLVRFWDVQTGSIKIGGKDIKNIDTKDLMEKIAFVFQDTHIFSDTVRANIAMNKNRSDAEIIEAAKKARCHDFIMNLPKGYDTHIGSGNIKLSGGEAQRLSIARAFLKDSHIVILDEALAYTDAENENLIQEAIRNLIKDKTVIVIAHRLKSIMDADKIIVLKEGKIIEEGTHGSLIEKDGAYKTLWDLQFEAETWEIAGKER; from the coding sequence GTGAATAAAAAATCAAAGGGGATAATGGACTATATTTTCCATTATTCAAATAAGGGAAAAGTTTTTCTTACCGCAAGTATTTTTTTGTCCACACTGGGAATGGTGTGCAATGTTATTCCGTATGTATCGGTATATTTTATAGCGAGGATATTTTTAACGGCGGGAGAAAAAACCGGTGTTTTCTTTTGGATAATTACCGCAGGATGCGCTGTGTTATGCAATTTGATTTTTTCGTTTTTAGGTAGCGTCGGCTGTCATACTGCGGCATTTAAGATTTTGTATACCTATAGAATAAAACTGATGGAGCATTTGGGCTCATTACCGCTCGGCTTTTTTTCAAAAAACACAAGCGGCTCCATTCAAAAAATCATGGACGAAAATATCGAAAACATGGAAGGTGTCATCGCCCACATGCTGCCCGATTTAATCGGCTCATTGATTGTGCTGATCTTATTCTTTTCGGGAATTGTCTATCTTAATTGGATTATGGCATGTACCGTTTTCCTTGCGGTCGTTATTGCCTTTAGCTTTCAGGCTTTGATTTTCGGCGGAGAAAAAGCGAAAGAAAGGTATTCGGATTATATGAAGCGCTCAGCCGATATTACCGGCAATTTTTCCGAGTATGTAAAAGGAATGGCGGAGGTAAAACTGTTCGGACGGGCAGGCGGCATATCAAAAAACCTGGAACACAGTCTTGATAAATGCCTTGATTGGGAGATAACCAATTACAGAAATTCCGCTTTTTTTATGAGTATGTATAAAACGATAAGCCTCTCCCTCCTTGCCTTTGTTATTCCGGCCGGCGGTTTTTTGATTTTACAAAATCCTTCAGGCGATACGGTCTTGGCGGTTGTCACGGCATTGATTATCGTTCCCGCATTGTACGACCCGCTTTTAACCTGTATCGATTATGCAACGCAGCTTAATTTCACAAAGGCAGGATTGACTCAGATTGATACCATTTTAAATGAGAGCGTTTTTAAGACAAAAAACACTGCGGAAAAAGAAAGCGGTAATACGGTTGTCTTTGATTCGGTTTCATTTTCGTATCAAAGCGAGGCGGATCCACTTAAGAGGGAGGCACTGAGCGGCGTTTCGTTTACCTGTAACGAAAATGAAATGACCGCCCTGGTCGGAGAATCGGGAAGCGGAAAATCCACCATCGGGCAGCTCCTTGTACGGTTTTGGGATGTACAGACCGGCAGCATAAAAATAGGCGGTAAGGATATAAAGAACATTGATACAAAGGACTTAATGGAAAAAATCGCCTTTGTATTTCAAGACACCCATATTTTTTCGGATACGGTGCGGGCCAATATCGCGATGAATAAAAATCGCTCCGATGCGGAAATTATCGAAGCGGCAAAAAAGGCGCGCTGCCACGATTTTATTATGAATCTTCCGAAAGGGTACGATACCCACATCGGTTCGGGAAATATAAAATTATCGGGCGGAGAAGCACAAAGACTTTCCATTGCACGGGCTTTTTTAAAAGATTCTCACATTGTTATTTTGGACGAGGCTTTGGCTTATACCGATGCGGAAAATGAAAACTTAATACAGGAAGCGATTAGAAACCTCATTAAAGATAAGACGGTCATTGTTATTGCGCACCGGCTTAAAAGCATTATGGATGCGGATAAGATTATTGTATTGAAAGAGGGGAAAATTATCGAAGAAGGCACACACGGAAGTTTAATTGAAAAAGACGGAGCATATAAAACGCTGTGGGACTTACAGTTTGAAGCGGAAACATGGGAAATAGCAGGCAAGGAGAGGTGA
- a CDS encoding AraC family transcriptional regulator: MRTLEDYWKDFEDFGFVKHLKDGRIDYILGKTKGSGGFSVLGDTGTAMAVISDCTLYQPFIIKEYIDEWIIEAGQYYTGAASYYQQQDDSTEFEYGLNAYVNYDYFYGYKRIEPNVRLVNIGFAFRKTFFSSLPITLEDDFFERAASVLNPEPIVIPKITAICDSLKECTLEGAALKLYIQGKCLEVFSLLYDYVYKAQPKTNVHLSQKDKAVLKNVKTFIEEHFADHFTIAELTKKFSINQQKLVTGFKDCFNTTINEYTQKVRMARALELLYNDELSIVEIAQAVGYYGDGYFQKAFKETYGISPARMRKDL; the protein is encoded by the coding sequence ATGAGAACGCTTGAAGACTATTGGAAGGATTTTGAAGATTTCGGTTTTGTCAAACATTTAAAAGACGGAAGAATAGATTATATATTGGGAAAAACAAAGGGCTCAGGCGGTTTTTCCGTTTTGGGAGATACCGGAACGGCTATGGCGGTTATTTCCGATTGCACACTGTATCAGCCTTTTATTATTAAAGAGTATATAGATGAGTGGATTATTGAAGCGGGGCAATACTACACAGGAGCCGCATCTTATTATCAACAGCAGGATGACAGTACCGAATTTGAATATGGATTGAATGCCTATGTCAATTATGATTACTTTTACGGATATAAAAGAATTGAGCCGAATGTACGGCTGGTAAATATAGGCTTTGCTTTTCGTAAAACTTTTTTTTCTTCTTTGCCTATAACATTGGAGGATGATTTTTTTGAAAGAGCGGCAAGTGTACTTAATCCCGAGCCGATTGTCATTCCGAAAATAACCGCAATTTGCGACAGCCTTAAAGAATGTACATTGGAAGGAGCTGCATTAAAGCTTTATATTCAAGGTAAATGCTTGGAGGTTTTTTCACTTCTTTACGATTATGTTTATAAGGCACAACCGAAAACAAATGTGCACCTTTCCCAAAAAGACAAGGCTGTTCTTAAAAATGTAAAAACTTTTATAGAAGAACACTTTGCAGATCATTTTACCATTGCGGAACTCACTAAAAAATTTTCTATCAATCAGCAAAAATTGGTAACGGGTTTTAAAGATTGTTTTAACACGACAATAAATGAATACACTCAAAAGGTTAGAATGGCAAGGGCGCTTGAATTGCTTTATAATGATGAATTATCCATTGTAGAAATAGCACAGGCGGTCGGCTACTACGGGGACGGCTATTTTCAAAAAGCGTTTAAAGAAACCTA